The proteins below come from a single Dermacentor albipictus isolate Rhodes 1998 colony chromosome 7, USDA_Dalb.pri_finalv2, whole genome shotgun sequence genomic window:
- the LOC135906816 gene encoding sulfotransferase 1 family member D1-like, whose amino-acid sequence MAYLKVVRGVAVPHVFPDDAVVSGLSYKGRAGEVYVTTYPKCGTTWVQYIAYGIFHDGQPPTDFVQFFRHSPFLELFGVDALGAMHGSGTIKTHLPFTDRRVSSEAKYIYVAQNPYDVCVSSYHQARTHTINADDVGDFGEYLRRFIGGAVSYGDYLEGSLLPWYSRRNENNVLFLTYEDLCAETVLQVKRIAEFIGKEYGQRIQRDSTMLQRVLAMSSKDQMRPIFRDYSRQVFQFLVQQRASRNVPISPELQDFVKFLNDRPPRHEFIRSAAVGDNETFFTEADKVSLGNWISSKTLGSDVMSLWPGICLP is encoded by the coding sequence ATGGCGTACCTTAAGGTCGTGCGAGGCGTCGCGGTGCCCCACGTTTTTCCAGATGACGCTGTAGTTTCGGGACTGTCGTACAAGGGACGTGCTGGTGAAGTTTACGTCACCACGTACCCCAAGTGCGGGACAACTTGGGTCCAGTACATAGCATACGGCATCTTTCACGATGGCCAACCGCCGACAGATTTCGTGCAATTCTTCAGGCACTCTCCATTTCTAGAGCTCTTCGGCGTCGATGCCCTGGGAGCTATGCATGGATCGGGGACCATCAAGACTCACTTGCCCTTCACCGATAGACGAGTTTCTTCCGAAGCTAAATATATCTACGTCGCCCAGAACCCCTACGATGTCTGTGTCTCGTCCTACCACCAAGCGAGGACACACACGATCAACGCAGATGATGTCGGCGATTTCGGCGAGTATCTTAGACGCTTCATCGGCGGAGCTGTTAGCTACGGAGATTACCTGGAAGGCAGCCTCCTCCCGTGGTATTCGCGAAGGAACGAGAATAATGTCCTCTTTTTGACCTACGAAGACCTATGTGCTGAAACTGTGTTGCAAGTGAAACGCATTGCCGAATTCATAGGAAAAGAATACGGTCAACGCATACAGAGAGACTCTACGATGTTGCAACGCGTGCTGGCCATGTCTTCCAAAGACCAGATGCGTCCAATCTTTAGGGATTACAGTAGACAGGTATTCCAGTTTCTGGTGCAACAAAGGGCCAGCAGAAACGTCCCTATCTCACCAGAGCTGCAGGATTTTGTGAAGTTTCTAAATGACCGTCCCCCAAGGCACGAGTTTATTCGCAGCGCGGCCGTAGGCGACAACGAAACCTTCTTCACTGAAGCAGACAAGGTGTCTCTGGGAAACTGGATTTCCTCAAAAACGCTCGGTAGTGACGTCATGAGCCTGTGGCCAGGCATCTGCCTTCCGTAA